The genomic interval GGTGGCCCCGCGCTAGGGAACGGGGTGGCGGGCGCTGGCGAGGAAGACCCGGCCGCGGCCTTCTTGGCGCAGCAAGAGAGTGAGATTGCGGGCATCGAGAACGACGAGGCCTTCGCCATCCTGGACGGCGGCGCCCCCGGGCCGCAACCACACGGCGAGCCGCCGGGGGGTCCCGGTGAGAGGGCAGCGGCGTTCGGGCGGGAGGACTTGCGGGCACACTCGGCTCGGTACTTTTACGCGGAACTTGGGCTTCTGGCTGAAGCTTTAGAAGCGCAAAGAGGAAGTGAGACCCCGTCTGGGTCATTGCACAGACCTCCGCTGCTGCAGGCTGCCGGCTTCCGAGTGCTGCTCACCCGGGGCCGAGGGGATCGCAGATGCAGTCAATGTCAGGATCCCGGCCCGTTCTGTCCAACTTTCCACCAAGCACTTGCTGTGCTTGAAGCCTGGTCTCTGAAGCTGCCGCATTGGCGCAGTTTGGCCAGACTTACTGATGAGTCTGAGTCCCCTCGGAAATAATTGCTTATTAGGGAAAAGTAAGAATACTATAAACTTTGGGACACAGGTGCAAACAAAAAATGTCAACGTAGCTCAGCGGTTAAAGATACATAAAACTTTGGATTGTGGGGAGGAAGATGGGCTGGCCGTGGAGAAAGAAACTGACCCAGGATAGGTGTTACATTACCTACATTGCATACATTGTTGAGGGTAGGACTCCTGGTGCTGTTCTTTGGAAACAGCTTTGGAAGGAATTATTGCCTCGGAATAGCTAGGGATAGTCCGGACCAAtcaaagagggggagagaaagatgaACGGAGTGCAGTGTGGGCCTTTCCACAGCAAAACTCAAGCAAAAGAGACGGGATAGGGTGATGACAGCTTGGCCTTTGGATAGCTTCCTTGTTTGATGCTCCGGATTGTGGTGTGGGAGGAAAGATTGAGTGGAAAGGCCTATTCAGTAGTAAAGGAAGTAGGAAATTAgctagaaaagagagagagagacagacaagacagTAGCTTTGCATTTACAAGGGAAAAAAGCTTGCCATTGTGGAGCATGCACTTAGGGATTTGGGACCTTGGTGCCAGAGGTTCACCACCTGCCTGAGTAACATAGGGGGAAccctccaccaaaaaaaaaatgcaacttaaaaaaaattaaatggcagTCTCTGGGCGAGTAAGAATATCTACCCTCTAAACTCTGTGACTGAGGCAGGTAACGGGTGAGAGCAAACATCATGGAGTGAGTGGTACAGACTTAGGCTTTGGCGCCCCAGAGTGATGCTTTGTGTGTGTTCGAGGCCAGAGATCACAAAGGACCATTCTAGGCAAGCagaatatttttgagacagccttgCTCCTACTTTGCAGCCTCtgggtttgtttatttaacaaaaccaaaataaaccaggACATTATGCTCTCCCCGACAAATCCTTCCCAGCAGGAACTTATGGAACCTGCACTGTACCCCAGGTTTGCAGTTTCCAGCAAGCTGCTTGGACAGGACTGCGCCGTCACCTAGAGCTGAGATTTGGTGTTAAGCGGCAGAGGCTGTTTTCTTTGAGTGGGCTTTTTGCATTTGCCTGAGAACTTCCGAAATTTGTTTTTTTAGCTCTATAGTGTCCTTCATTTAATAGAAAACTGAATCCTAGAGAGCTGTGACTTGGGGAAGAAAGCAGCTGCACCCTGACGCCCCCTCACCCCCCCAGGCTGCACCTTGTCCTGTTGCCGGTGTTTTAGCAGGGTGTGTTTGGATGGAAGAGCGGCTTTGTGGGTGCTTCAGGAAGGCAAGAACTGGGGGAAGTAGCACCCCTAGCAGAGTAAAGAGTCTACGGGCAGTGTTGTATATGTTGTCACATCTGGATCACTTAAGTTTCTGGTGTATAGTAGGTGCTCATGTGTTTGACAAATAAATAGGCGGAAAGAGCGGTTGACAGAGCACACAGCTTTTGGGGACACGCAGTTTGGGAAGATAAAACGGAGAGACGAGAGCTGCACAGTTGCACCTTCagcaaagggaaggaaagggatggTTGCTGACTTAGTTCCTGGGAAAGACGGTTTTATGCACTAAGCATTTAATGACTTAATGCCAGCTCCTGACTCTCTCGAGGGTGGTAATACTGCAATCTCAGCGCTTCCTTTGGGGAGTAGCGAACTTTCGTACTCAAACAGGAGTGGTTGGGACTTGGGCTGGCCTGCTTGAGGGTGAATTTGGGCAATTTATGTAACTATCATCACTGCCTAACTGGCTCTCTTCTCTGTTAAGGTACATAATATATACCACATGGCGTTTTAGAAGTTCATTAATTTGCCTGTGAAGTGCTTACTAGTGTGTAGTAAGCAGTCAGTGAATTTTTGCTACTATTTTCCTGGAAGTGGGAAGAGGCGTTTTACAAGGCTTGAAGGCTTTGGGGGATACTGAGTGGGTGGGAGCTCTGCTTCGTATACTttccagagggacagagaaaaaaGACAAGCTTGCTACCTCTTCCAGGAAAATGCTCACAGGTTAAACAGAAGGCTGGGCCAAGACATATGTTTAGGGATACGAGGTAACCAACAGGGTGAAGTGGCTGAGGGTAGTACCAAAGCACAGATGGTCAGGAAGGAGGTGGGGCAAGTctagatattgaaaaaaaaaaaatccctcactgGTGGGAGCTGGAGGAGAGGATGTAGAAGTTATTGGTGGTCACAAAGCGTGTTGTCACAAGGCACTATGTTTCTGACAAGCCAAGAGATGATGAGTTAAAGTGTTGTTTTCTGAAGGGAGATTAATTTTATTggtagaaatagaagaaagaaattaagagtgTTACACGTGATATTTAAATACGCTGTGCATCTACTGCATCCAACACTCCTCCTACCTCTGGACCCATGCAGCATCTGCCAGCGAGGCTAAGGTGTCCGCATGTTTCAGATGAGAATTGATTACTGTGCAAGTTAAGCTGTCTCATAAGGTACAAGCTAATCAGTGGCTCAGCTAGGATTCAGCCCTAGGTCTGCCTGACTTCACTTGCTGACGTAAACATAAGGTTAAAGTTGTTTTGCTCCATGGAAACTTTTCTGTGGCCCTTGGTTATTTTCCTCTTTCGGGGATGGGGTGGTggtgtgagacagggtctgtccCCTGTAGCctggactgtcctggaacttgctataaaCACAGCTGGCAGAACTCAAACCACCTGCTGCTGTCTCTGAAGTTCTGGGGTTAAAGCATGTGCTAGTGTGCCTGACTTGGCCTTTGTGTCTTTCTggacttccttttttgttttttttgagacaggctttctctgtgccctggctgtcctggaactcactcagaagACAAGgcttcagagatctgcccacctctgcctcccaagtgctgggattaaagatgtgccccaTTACTGCCTGCCTTCTTTCTGGACTTAAGATGCTTGAGCAAGTTTTCTTCGGGATCGTTGGAGTTAGTTGTAGCTGTCCTAAATCAAGTGCCATAGATAAATTCCTTTGTTTCTGTAGACTGTCTTTTGACTTGGGTCATTGATTCGTGTAAGAATAAGAAGAGaactagcgagatggctcagtggcactggctgctctttcaaaggaacAGGCTGCAGTTCCTAGCATCACAtggtacctgtaactccagtttctggtGATCCGATTACCACTTCTTGTCTTTGCAGGCATTGCatacatggtggcacacacatacatatggataaggcactcatatgcatacaataagtgtttaaaatgtcagaaaaacaatataatatctaataaagagCTCAAAGCATGTGCCAGAGGGTCAGGATGAATCCTCAGACCCAGAGGACAGGCTGCAAGCAGTTCAGGAAGTGTGGGGTGTACGTTGCTCTGCTTTAATATAGAGTCATGGCCAAAGTCTTCTTTTGGAAATGGCCCTAGGCTGAACTATATTAACTGTGTTAGCTGTAATATATTAACCATACTGTAGGACTGGTCAGACTAGCCATCAGAGGCTCTAGGATTTAAAACCATCTCACTCTTCTACCGTACACAAAAACAAATTCCAGGTGTAATAGACATTTTTAAAGTACCAAaagagggccagtgagatgactcagtgggtgaaagGCCCCTGCTGTCAAACGTGATggcctaaataaataaagtaccataaattatttttgtaagtaCCAGAAGCAAACTTCTGTTGTGGGATAGCCTGTGCAGAAGCCACACAGGAGGAGTTGGTAACATTTGCAGACAAATTTGTAGTTCTCAGGATTGAATGTCGTAAGccaaattgaaaaacaaaatggggtgttgggatatagctcagttggtagagtgcttgcctagtgtgcatgaagCCCTCCGTTCAATTCGCAGTACCATATAAACTGACTTATATGGTGGGGTAGGCCtgtatttccagcacttgggagagtatTACAAATTTAaggtcagccgggcagtggtggcgcacacctttaattccagcacttgggaggccgaggcaggtggatttctgagttcgaggccagcctggtctacagagtgagttccaggacagccagggctatacagagaaaccctgtctccaaaaaaaaaaaagtttaaggtcATTCTTACCAACATGATGTTTgaagacagtcagagctacagtgAAAGCCTATgtcaattatacacacacacacacacacacacacacacaaatggtgaAAGGAGATGGCTCAAATCCTGCACAAGCTTGAAACGCTGAGTTAGATCCCAAGTACTCATGTAAAATCTGGCTGCTGTGGTgggtgcctgtaatcccagagttgGGAGGAGACAAGATCCCTGGTGCTTGCTGGTCAACCAGCAGActatgtcttaaaaaaataaggttgAAATCAGTTGGGGGAAGATATCCAACAAGAACCCCTGAGCTCTTTGTGCTTGCACAGGTGCAAGAGAGAGGAGCCTGGGGAGGGAAGTGAACAAAACGGGGAATACTTGCAGTAGAATAGgtttattaataaagaaaatttagagatcagaagacagtAAAAACAGACAAATCTCAGTTGaataaagaagaaagtgagatGTCTGATACATCATTACCTCACAGGGAATAGGGACCTTCACAATAATACATACCTTGTGGCCCAGCAATTCTACAACAAGGAATTCATCAAAGGAGTAGTTGACTACACAGGCCAAGTACTTTTATTCACTGTTAGGAGCCTTTGTTAAAATTGTTAGGCTGTATGCCACCTACCTTTAGTTTCTTGCTATGGCTGATGCTCACCTGGGatttgcccaggctggtctcacaacccttgatctcctgcctcagcttctgagtgctggcactACAGGATTGTATGAACACACATAGTTCATGTCCATACCCCAGCCcctgtgtgtgcgtgcaggtCAGAGGAAAGCTTGCAGGAGTCCTGTTCTACTGTGTGGGTCATAGGGATTGGACCTGGGGTGTCaggcaatttttttaaaaaattatgtatgtgagcattttGCCAGTATACATGTTTCTGCACCACTAGGGTTCCTGGTActgatggaggccagaggagagcattggatctcttggaactgaagttacggTGGCTTTAAgttgccctgtgggtgctgggaatcatcAACCCTGGGTCCTCAGGGGCCTCCAGCGAGAgcgctgagctatctttccagctaCCTCCCCCACCAGAGTATTTTGCCTTTTGGTCCTGGGGCCTCTCTGAGGCCTGCAGGCTAGGCAAGCTGTCTGGCCATCGAGCTGTACTCTAGCCCCTGCTACCACTTAAAGGCTATTCAGTAGCTCATAGTTGCTATAGCACAGAATATTGTTTTCTTCTATATAATCCTTAATCCTTAAGTAGCCCTGATTGACAGACTGAAATCTTATGTCTTACAGATGCCGTTGACGGAGTGATGAATGGTGAATACTACCAGGTACAGAGTGCTCTTAACTATATTAAATGATAGTAAACTGGAGTCTTAACTGTGATTTGAACTGGCTGACCTAAAAAGAGACCCCAGCACTGGTGCACTGTCTACCAGAGTAGACAATGGCAGAAAGAGcttttttgaaaaacataaaatttgaaacaatGATCATCATCCTCATTTTAAGCACTGTGTGCCATATGCCATATCCAGCACTATAAAAGTCACTAGTAACAGTGtgggcctggctgtcctggaattccctagTCGACCAGGCTAGGTTACCTCACAGttttcacttgcctctgcctcctgagagctgggatccACCACTAAGCCTGGCAGTCACTAGAACTTTAAGtaattctcttttttctctttgttagaGTCTAATAGGGTTAAGCTGGTAATGACCCCCAGTTGGCCACATAGTATAATTCTCAAATCAGTTCACAGCTATGAGTTTTTGTCAACGTGTTATTAGCTCTCAAGTCTTTACCCGCTACAGAGAAGTGTCCCTGCCCTCTGACTCATAGTTGCCCACAGTTTTTGGTCCTTCCCTGATTTGACTATAGttgctatatattttcttttgaattctttcttaaaatttaccATTGGTTAGATGGCATTCAGTGACTGTTTCCTGTGTGGTAAAATGGCATTTGAAATCTTAGGCTCTAGGCTTGGCTGTTACTTTGAAGGTAGCACATAATCTCTCTGTCAAGTGAGGAGAGAAACTGATCACTGTGTCCTAATATGTCCCTTGCCCATCCAGCCTCAACTTTCCTATCACCCACTCGTGCTCCACTTTTTAACAGATAACAACTACTCTACCTCCCTCCTCAGAGCGCAAAGACCCAGCTCAGTAATGCTGTAATGCGGAAGCTCTGGTGGCTTGTAGGGCTCTCTTTTTGCTTTAAGTAACCCTTTAACATTTTACACAGCCTCACAATGTGACCTGATGTTCTTCGACTCTTATGAAGACCATTTCAGAAAGGATTGGGGTACTGATAGACTATGTAACTGTTTTGTGTTAAGGAGAGCAATGGTCCGACAGACAGTTACGCAGCCATATCAGAAGTGGATCGATTGCAATCAGAGCCTGAAAGTATCCGTAAGTGGAGAGAAGAGCAAACAGAGCGCTTGGAAGCCCTCGGTAAGGAATCCCATTTTGCCTTCGGGTGTCTGTTTTCAGTAGAGTAGTTGACCTGGACTGTGCTCACGCTCTTATCCTTCTGAAGCTTGCAGCAGCCATAGTGTTTCTATTCGGTCTTGATGAAGTTGTAGTTTTCAGCCTAGAGGTCGCAAGGCCACTGACATGGACAGATATGCTTCATCAGAGGCTATTGCATCAGGAGGCATCTTCTCCAGGAAGACCCCTGGATTTGAAGTGAAAGGCTCAGTTTAGGATTCCACCTTACTGACTGTGTGGGCGCCTGGTTCCCATCTTTCATTCTGTCATCATCCGAGAGGAAGTCAGTGTTACTGACCTAGAGCTGAGTGCTGTTTACAAGGGTATATGGGAATTTGAGGTACCGTTCATTAATGTTAAGTACCTTTCCATTGTTATGACAACATAGTGGAGCGAATCAGCTTACGGAAGAAGGTTCaatttggctcatagtttcagaaaTGAGCTGCTGGCTCTATTGCTTTTAGGTCTGACAAGACAGAAACATCCTGGCAGAACAGGCAGAAGACATCTGTTCACCTCATGGCAGATAGGAAACGGAGAGCCCGGGAGGCTAAGGGCCTCATACACCTTCAGAGGGACTCTCCGCAGCCACTTCACTCAGGCTTACCTTTCCCTGTTACCACATCTCCCAGTGGTCCATTTGATTGTGAATCAGTCATGGATCAGCCCATCAATTAGGTTGGATCTCTTGTAGTCCAGTCACTTCCCAAACAATAGCACCATGATccctttttttaaaggttcatagttgaatttatgtgtatgaatattttagcAGCATGTATGTCTGGACATGTgtctggtacctgcagaggtcagaagaggtacCCTGCACCTGGAGGTATGGATGTTTGTGACCTATTATGTGGATGCTGGTCTTCTGCAAATCAACAAGTGCTCTAATGTCCTGACTCTTGTCTCAGGCTTCCTACATGAGTCTTTTTAGGGGTCCTATCATATCCAAATCATACCAGGAAACATGGACTTCTTTTCTTAGCCTTACTATCCCTGCTGTAAGGTAAGggcttttttgcattttaaaaaaatgatttatttttatcttatgtgtattgGTGGTTTTGACTccatgtttgtctctgtgtgggtgttggtgccctggaacaggagttacagacagttgtgagctgccatgtgggtgctgggagttgaacccaggtcctttggaagagcagccagggctctcagctgctgagccatctctccagctcccttttgCATTTTTATGAGATGGTGTTGACGATTATAAGTAGACTCTTTGAAGCACACAGCtaagtagtaataaaaacaaatttgagtTTGTCTGCTCTGCTTCAGGACCCACGTTCACCCCACTAGCCACACTGCTTTCTAAATGCATTGTGTGTGCATGGCAGGCCAG from Mastomys coucha isolate ucsf_1 unplaced genomic scaffold, UCSF_Mcou_1 pScaffold18, whole genome shotgun sequence carries:
- the Clta gene encoding clathrin light chain A isoform X3, producing MAELDPFGAPAGAPGGPALGNGVAGAGEEDPAAAFLAQQESEIAGIENDEAFAILDGGAPGPQPHGEPPGGPDAVDGVMNGEYYQESNGPTDSYAAISEVDRLQSEPESIRKWREEQTERLEALDANSRKQEAEWKEKAIKELEEWYARQDEQLQKTKANNRAAEEAFVNDIDESSPGTEWERVARLCDFNPKSSKQAKDVSRMRSVLISLKQAPLVH